One window of the Streptosporangiales bacterium genome contains the following:
- a CDS encoding aminotransferase class I/II-fold pyridoxal phosphate-dependent enzyme, protein MAAERHVSSYRLVDLVGTLRGPGPTYLRLAQAVEHLVLDGRVPPHTRMPSERSLASALRLSRTTVASAYAELRERGYLDSRRGSGSRTTLPTRRLDDEPTFLPGMDTKELDLACATVPAVGGFARAVAAATADLPRYTSQHGYLPHGLPELRQALAQRYTERGLATTPEQIIVTSGALAAWDLALHHCTGPGDRVLCEHPTYPNALRSIELAGARPVPSAVGPAGWDVAMLEATVRQANPRLAYLIPDFQNPTGHLMDDETRQRLARALASSGTPTVVDETMVDLSLDVAEHDMPKPFAAYARSTGAPVLLLGSAGKSYWGGLSIGWLRVPQSLVDPLLATRAGLSTSTPVLDQLVLAHLLADRDELLAPRRADLHDQRDHLVAAVGSRLPDWTFQVPPGGLTLWCAMPEPVATPLAGVAARHDLLLAPGPRFGPGASFERFVRLPYTLPNEQIDDAVDRIAWAYTAVRTGSTQTAEPFVA, encoded by the coding sequence ATGGCCGCCGAACGACATGTCTCTTCGTACCGTCTGGTCGACCTGGTTGGCACCCTCCGTGGCCCCGGGCCGACGTACCTGCGGCTCGCGCAGGCCGTCGAGCACCTGGTGCTGGACGGCCGGGTGCCGCCGCACACCCGGATGCCCAGCGAGCGCTCGCTCGCCAGCGCGCTGCGGCTGAGCCGTACGACGGTCGCGAGCGCGTACGCTGAGCTGCGCGAGCGCGGCTACCTGGACAGCAGGCGCGGCTCCGGCAGCCGCACCACGCTGCCCACCAGGCGGCTGGACGACGAGCCGACGTTCCTGCCCGGCATGGACACCAAGGAGCTCGACCTGGCCTGCGCGACGGTGCCCGCGGTCGGCGGCTTCGCCCGCGCGGTCGCCGCCGCCACCGCCGACCTGCCGCGGTACACGTCCCAGCACGGCTACCTGCCGCACGGGCTGCCCGAGCTGCGCCAGGCGCTCGCGCAGCGGTACACCGAGCGCGGCCTCGCCACCACGCCGGAGCAGATCATCGTCACCAGCGGCGCGCTTGCGGCCTGGGACCTCGCGCTGCACCACTGCACCGGCCCAGGCGACCGGGTGCTCTGCGAGCACCCGACGTACCCGAACGCGCTGCGCAGCATCGAGCTCGCCGGCGCCCGTCCGGTGCCGTCCGCGGTGGGGCCGGCCGGGTGGGACGTGGCCATGCTGGAGGCGACGGTGCGGCAGGCCAATCCGCGACTGGCCTACCTTATCCCCGACTTCCAGAACCCGACCGGCCACCTGATGGACGACGAGACCAGGCAGCGCCTCGCCCGGGCGCTGGCGAGCTCGGGCACGCCGACCGTCGTCGACGAGACGATGGTCGACCTGTCCCTCGACGTGGCCGAGCACGACATGCCGAAGCCGTTCGCCGCGTACGCACGGTCGACGGGAGCGCCGGTGCTTCTGCTCGGCAGTGCCGGCAAGTCGTACTGGGGCGGGCTTTCGATCGGCTGGCTGCGGGTGCCGCAGTCCCTCGTCGACCCGTTGCTGGCCACCCGTGCGGGGCTGTCCACCAGCACTCCGGTGCTCGACCAGCTGGTGCTCGCGCACCTGCTCGCCGACCGCGACGAGCTGCTCGCGCCCCGCCGCGCGGACCTGCACGACCAGCGCGACCACTTGGTCGCCGCCGTCGGGTCGCGGCTGCCGGACTGGACGTTCCAGGTGCCACCGGGCGGGCTGACGCTGTGGTGCGCGATGCCGGAGCCGGTCGCCACACCGCTGGCCGGCGTCGCGGCGCGGCACGACCTGCTGCTCGCGCCCGGCCCGCGGTTCGGCCCCGGGGCGTCGTTCGAGCGGTTCGTCCGGCTGCCTTACACGCTGCCGAACGAGCAGATCGACGATGCGGTCGACCGCATCGCCTGGGCGTACACCGCCGTGCGGACCGGCAGCACCCAGACCGCCGAGCCGTTCGTCGCGTAG
- a CDS encoding CoA transferase: MKPLEDLRIVAVEQYGAGPWGSLQLADLGAEIIKIEDPAAGGDVGRYVPPYHEGEDSLFFEAFNRNKRSLSLDIGSPQGRAVFDDLVRNADVVYSNLRGDVPAKLRLRYDDLKHLNPRIVCCSLSGFGMTGPRSKEPGYDYVLQAMAGWMSVTGEPGGPPTKSGLSLVDYSGGYVAALSLLAAVHKARRDGVGADCDVSLYDVAVSLLAYVGAWQLTGGYEPQRMAQSAHPSLVPFQAFEASDGWLVIGCAKEKFWQRLTKVIERPELADDPRFLTFVDRGEHRDELLSVLTEILAQQPVEHWLTELRAAGVPCGPVNTVAAALADEHTLARGLVVETEHPEFGTVRQPGTAVRVGPPRAEHRRAPQRGEDSAYVLRDLLGYDEEKISDLGAAGAFGDR, encoded by the coding sequence ATGAAACCGCTCGAGGACCTGCGCATCGTCGCGGTGGAACAGTACGGTGCAGGGCCGTGGGGCAGCCTGCAGCTGGCGGACCTCGGCGCCGAGATCATAAAGATCGAGGACCCGGCCGCCGGCGGTGACGTCGGCCGGTACGTCCCGCCGTACCACGAGGGCGAGGACTCGCTGTTTTTCGAGGCGTTCAACCGCAACAAGCGCTCGCTGTCGCTCGACATCGGGTCGCCGCAGGGGCGTGCGGTGTTCGACGACCTGGTGCGGAACGCCGACGTCGTCTACTCCAACCTGCGTGGCGACGTGCCGGCGAAGCTGCGGCTGCGCTACGACGACCTCAAGCACCTCAACCCGCGCATCGTCTGCTGCTCACTGAGCGGCTTCGGCATGACCGGCCCGCGCAGCAAGGAACCCGGCTACGACTACGTGCTCCAGGCGATGGCCGGCTGGATGTCGGTCACCGGCGAGCCCGGTGGCCCACCGACGAAGTCCGGGCTGTCGCTCGTCGACTACTCCGGTGGTTACGTCGCCGCACTGTCGTTGCTCGCCGCCGTGCACAAGGCGCGCCGCGACGGTGTCGGCGCCGACTGCGACGTGAGCCTCTACGACGTCGCGGTGTCGTTGCTCGCGTACGTCGGCGCCTGGCAGCTCACCGGGGGCTACGAGCCGCAGCGCATGGCGCAGTCTGCGCACCCTTCGCTGGTGCCGTTCCAGGCGTTCGAGGCGTCCGACGGCTGGTTGGTCATCGGCTGTGCCAAGGAGAAGTTCTGGCAGCGGCTGACAAAGGTGATCGAGCGCCCGGAGCTGGCCGACGACCCGCGGTTCCTTACGTTCGTCGACCGCGGCGAACACCGCGACGAGCTGCTGTCGGTGTTGACCGAGATCCTCGCGCAGCAGCCCGTCGAACACTGGCTGACGGAGCTGCGCGCGGCTGGCGTGCCGTGCGGCCCGGTGAACACCGTCGCCGCGGCACTGGCCGACGAGCACACGCTCGCCCGCGGGCTGGTCGTGGAGACCGAGCACCCGGAGTTCGGCACCGTGCGGCAACCCGGCACGGCGGTGCGGGTCGGGCCGCCGCGCGCCGAGCACCGCAGGGCGCCGCAGCGCGGCGAGGACTCCGCGTACGTACTGCGCGACCTGCTCGGCTACGACGAGGAGAAGATCTCCGACCTCGGTGCGGCCGGGGCGTTCGGTGACCGGTAG
- a CDS encoding acyl-CoA dehydrogenase, whose protein sequence is MDFELSDEQRLFRESLRDFVDREIRPVAQEWEASDRYPTEIVATMRQLGLFGLTVPEEFGGMAADMVSFALVFEEISRGWMGIAGILGSHSLSCWMIARHGTEEQQRTYLPDLATGKRRTGVALTEPNAGTDLQGIQTTARRDGDSYVLSGTKTWITNARHADPLPVLCKTDPTASPAHKGMSVFLVDADTPGFAVQRDLPKLGYKGTESCEVVLDEVRVPAAKLLGGVEGRGLQQALSGLETGRINVAARSLGVAQAAYDEALQYAGQREAFGQKIQDFQAIQLKLADMAMQVQSSRLMVYWAASRADAGERVDMETAMAKAHASQAALDCSLAAMQVHGGYGYSKEFVVERLYRDAPLMAIGEGTNDILKTVIAKALTTGRGTVA, encoded by the coding sequence ATGGATTTCGAGCTCAGTGACGAGCAGCGGTTGTTCCGTGAGTCGTTGCGTGACTTCGTGGATCGGGAGATCCGTCCGGTCGCGCAGGAGTGGGAGGCGTCGGACCGGTATCCCACGGAGATCGTGGCGACGATGCGGCAGCTTGGCCTGTTCGGGTTGACGGTGCCGGAGGAGTTCGGCGGGATGGCCGCGGACATGGTGTCGTTCGCGTTGGTGTTCGAGGAGATCTCCCGGGGTTGGATGGGTATTGCGGGGATCCTCGGTAGTCATTCGTTGTCGTGCTGGATGATCGCGCGGCATGGCACGGAGGAGCAGCAGCGCACCTACCTGCCCGACCTGGCGACCGGGAAGCGTCGTACGGGGGTGGCGCTGACCGAGCCGAACGCGGGCACGGACCTGCAGGGCATCCAGACCACCGCCAGGCGCGACGGCGACAGCTACGTGCTCAGCGGGACGAAGACCTGGATCACCAACGCCAGGCATGCCGACCCGTTGCCGGTGTTGTGCAAGACCGATCCGACGGCGAGCCCGGCGCACAAGGGTATGTCGGTCTTCCTCGTGGATGCGGACACGCCGGGTTTCGCCGTGCAGCGGGACCTGCCGAAGCTGGGTTACAAGGGCACCGAGTCGTGTGAGGTGGTGCTCGACGAGGTGCGGGTGCCGGCGGCGAAGCTGCTCGGCGGTGTCGAGGGGCGGGGGCTGCAGCAGGCGTTGTCGGGGTTGGAGACCGGCCGGATCAATGTGGCCGCGCGGTCGTTGGGTGTTGCGCAGGCGGCGTACGACGAGGCGTTGCAGTACGCCGGGCAGCGGGAGGCGTTCGGACAGAAGATCCAGGACTTCCAGGCGATCCAGCTGAAGCTGGCGGACATGGCGATGCAGGTGCAGTCGTCGCGGCTGATGGTGTACTGGGCGGCGTCGCGTGCGGATGCGGGCGAGCGGGTGGACATGGAGACCGCGATGGCCAAGGCGCATGCTTCGCAGGCGGCGTTGGACTGCTCGCTGGCGGCGATGCAGGTGCACGGCGGCTACGGGTACTCCAAGGAGTTCGTCGTCGAGCGGCTGTACCGCGACGCGCCGTTGATGGCGATCGGCGAGGGCACCAACGACATCCTGAAGACGGTCATCGCGAAGGCCCTCACCACCGGCCGCGGCACCGTCGCCTGA
- the moeZ gene encoding adenylyltransferase/sulfurtransferase MoeZ — protein MSLPPLVEPAAELTVDEVRRYSRHLIIPDVGMDGQKRLKNAKVLVVGGGGLGSPALLYLAAAGVGTLGVIDFDVVDESNLQRQVIHGQSDIGKPKVESARNSVAEINPYVQFNVHETRLDNSNALEIFEPYDLILDGTDNFATRYMVNDACVILGKPYVWGSIFRFDGQVSVFWDEYGPNYRDLYPEAPPPGMVPSCAEGGVLGVLCASIGAAMVTEAIKLITGIGEPLLGRLMIYDALAMTWKTVKVHKDPEGEPVKELIDYEAFCGVVSEEAADAAAGSTISVKDLKEKFDRGDDFLLVDVREPHEYEIVQIPNAVLIPKDRILSGEALAELPQDKPIVLHCKTGGRSAEALAALKQAGFADATHVGGGVTAWANQIDTSLPTY, from the coding sequence GTGTCGCTGCCACCACTGGTCGAACCAGCCGCTGAACTCACCGTTGACGAGGTACGCAGGTACTCCAGGCACCTGATCATCCCCGACGTCGGCATGGACGGGCAGAAGCGCCTGAAGAACGCCAAGGTGCTCGTCGTCGGCGGTGGCGGGCTCGGCTCGCCCGCACTGCTCTACCTCGCGGCAGCCGGTGTCGGCACGCTCGGCGTGATCGACTTCGACGTGGTCGACGAGTCCAACCTGCAGCGGCAGGTGATCCACGGCCAGTCCGACATCGGCAAGCCGAAGGTCGAGTCGGCGCGCAACAGCGTCGCGGAGATCAACCCGTACGTGCAGTTCAACGTGCACGAGACCAGGCTCGACAACAGCAACGCGCTGGAGATCTTCGAGCCGTACGACCTGATCCTCGACGGCACCGACAACTTCGCCACCAGGTACATGGTCAACGACGCCTGCGTCATCCTCGGCAAGCCGTACGTCTGGGGCTCGATCTTCCGCTTCGACGGCCAGGTCAGCGTCTTCTGGGACGAGTACGGCCCGAACTACCGCGACCTGTACCCGGAGGCCCCGCCACCCGGCATGGTGCCGTCGTGCGCCGAGGGCGGCGTGCTCGGCGTGCTGTGCGCGTCGATCGGCGCGGCCATGGTGACCGAGGCGATCAAGCTGATCACCGGCATCGGCGAGCCGCTGCTCGGCCGGCTGATGATCTACGACGCGCTCGCCATGACGTGGAAGACCGTCAAGGTGCACAAGGACCCGGAGGGTGAGCCGGTCAAGGAGCTCATCGACTACGAGGCGTTCTGCGGCGTGGTCTCCGAGGAGGCCGCGGACGCGGCGGCCGGCTCGACGATCAGCGTCAAGGACCTGAAGGAGAAGTTCGACCGCGGCGACGACTTCCTGCTCGTCGACGTGCGCGAGCCGCACGAGTACGAGATCGTGCAGATCCCCAATGCCGTGCTGATCCCGAAGGACCGGATCCTCTCCGGCGAGGCGCTGGCCGAGCTGCCCCAGGACAAGCCGATCGTGCTGCACTGCAAGACCGGCGGGCGGTCCGCGGAGGCACTCGCCGCGCTGAAGCAGGCCGGGTTCGCCGACGCGACGCACGTGGGCGGCGGCGTGACCGCCTGGGCCAACCAGATCGACACCTCGCTGCCGACGTACTGA
- a CDS encoding TIGR03560 family F420-dependent LLM class oxidoreductase produces MTTRFGIFVPQGWRMDLAEIADPAEQFETMVATAKAADAGPWDSIWLYDHFHTVPEPTQNSVFECWTATTALARETTRVNVGQMVGCNGYRHPSLYAKMASTVDAAARGRLYAGIGAGWYEHEWRAYGYPWPELRDRMGAFAEAVEIVYRMWTEDEVVFDGKYYSVDKPINEPKGVRTPHPSLWIGGGGEKVTLKLVAKYGDACNVGAGRPEVIREKLDILRRHCDTVDRDYDSIIKSTSLNVFPIADGADPQKATAKARGSVDHDTFVGRYPGLVLDTVNGIAGRIEQALEAGADYVIMYVPGIAYDRELIERAAQLPGRLS; encoded by the coding sequence ATGACGACTCGGTTCGGCATCTTCGTACCTCAGGGCTGGCGGATGGATCTCGCGGAGATCGCCGATCCGGCGGAGCAGTTCGAGACCATGGTCGCGACCGCCAAGGCCGCCGACGCCGGCCCGTGGGACTCCATCTGGCTCTACGACCACTTCCACACGGTGCCTGAGCCGACGCAGAACAGCGTCTTCGAGTGCTGGACCGCGACCACCGCGCTCGCCCGCGAGACCACGCGGGTGAACGTCGGGCAGATGGTGGGCTGCAACGGCTACCGCCACCCCAGCCTGTACGCGAAGATGGCGTCCACCGTGGACGCCGCCGCACGCGGCCGGCTCTACGCTGGCATCGGCGCCGGCTGGTACGAGCACGAGTGGCGCGCCTACGGCTACCCGTGGCCGGAGCTGCGCGACCGGATGGGCGCGTTCGCCGAGGCCGTCGAGATCGTCTACCGGATGTGGACCGAGGACGAGGTCGTCTTCGACGGCAAGTACTACTCGGTCGACAAGCCGATCAACGAGCCGAAGGGCGTACGCACGCCGCACCCCTCGCTGTGGATCGGCGGCGGCGGCGAGAAGGTGACGCTGAAGCTGGTCGCCAAGTACGGCGACGCGTGCAACGTCGGCGCGGGCAGGCCCGAGGTGATCAGGGAGAAGCTCGACATCCTGCGCAGGCACTGCGACACCGTCGACCGCGACTACGACTCGATCATCAAGTCGACGTCGCTGAACGTCTTCCCGATCGCGGACGGCGCCGACCCGCAGAAGGCGACCGCGAAGGCCCGTGGCTCGGTCGACCACGACACGTTCGTCGGCAGGTACCCGGGGCTGGTCTTGGACACCGTGAACGGCATCGCCGGCCGGATCGAGCAGGCGCTCGAGGCCGGGGCGGACTACGTCATCATGTACGTCCCCGGCATCGCCTACGACCGCGAGCTGATCGAGCGCGCCGCGCAGCTGCCTGGCCGCCTCAGCTAG
- a CDS encoding MaoC family dehydratase — protein sequence MVTHPPELGRFFEDFQVGDVYKHPLGRTISETDNTWFTLLTCNTNQNHFNAVFAERSPVAGKIIVNSGLTVAIVLGQSVIDVSHNAIANLGWENIKLTHPVYVGDTLFSESVVTGTRKSRSRPYAGIVTARTRGLNQDGDEVLSWVRSVLIYSRDAPHHKGWFPEAKTGPLTVDGGE from the coding sequence ATGGTGACGCACCCACCCGAGTTGGGCAGGTTCTTCGAAGACTTCCAGGTGGGTGACGTCTACAAGCACCCGCTCGGCCGCACCATCTCGGAGACCGACAACACCTGGTTCACGTTGCTGACCTGCAACACCAACCAGAACCACTTCAACGCCGTGTTCGCCGAACGCTCGCCGGTCGCAGGGAAGATCATCGTCAACTCCGGTCTCACCGTGGCGATCGTGCTCGGCCAGAGCGTGATCGACGTCAGCCACAACGCCATCGCCAACCTCGGCTGGGAGAACATCAAGCTGACCCACCCGGTGTACGTCGGCGACACGCTGTTCTCCGAGTCGGTCGTCACCGGGACCAGGAAGTCACGCAGCCGCCCGTACGCGGGCATCGTCACGGCCCGCACCCGGGGACTCAACCAGGACGGCGACGAGGTGCTCTCCTGGGTGCGCAGCGTGCTGATCTACTCCAGGGACGCTCCGCACCACAAGGGATGGTTCCCCGAGGCGAAGACCGGGCCGTTGACCGTCGACGGTGGCGAATGA
- a CDS encoding cysteine methyltransferase, producing MDDFAEAVLDVVDQIPPGKVMAYGDIAEYVGRGGPRQVGRVMALYGGGVPWWRVVHANGSPAFEEDGRAVAALREDDTPMRGTRVDMRRARWDGF from the coding sequence GTGGACGACTTCGCGGAGGCCGTGCTCGATGTGGTCGACCAGATCCCGCCGGGCAAGGTGATGGCGTACGGCGACATCGCCGAGTACGTGGGCCGCGGCGGCCCCCGGCAGGTCGGCCGGGTGATGGCGCTCTACGGTGGCGGCGTGCCGTGGTGGCGCGTGGTGCACGCCAATGGCTCGCCCGCCTTCGAGGAGGACGGGCGAGCCGTCGCGGCACTACGCGAGGACGACACCCCGATGCGAGGTACCAGGGTCGACATGCGCCGTGCCCGCTGGGACGGCTTCTGA
- a CDS encoding glycosyltransferase — MRIPNQGSRPTSGSRGDVARLPGNSTAGPTAPALRPTEGVTEVRILHVNKFLHRRGGTEAYADDLAQLQHVAGHDVTFFGMHHPDNETYQYERSFPAEISFTPPPRSPVGKLKNLGRMMWSTSAARGFDEVLDDFKPDIVHLHNIYHQLSPSILRPLAYRGIPAVMTVHDYKLACPTSQLLDHGKPCTACVTGGPMQALRKRCNGSLTRSAAAALETTLHRKVNAYAPIHRFLCPSWFLADVMRSAGVYPDRLHLQDNFIDTEVVFPSHVPGEGAVFVGRLSQEKGVDVLIRAWEHLPAKAHLHIAGDGPQRNELERLAEQLVPGRVTFHGNLDSTKTHDLMRSAAVVVVPSVWHENQPLAVLEAFACARPVVATRMGGLPELVDPGVDGELVAPRDSATLADAIRPFVLDPARAAAMGQAARTKVERRFAPAVHAAAIEEHYQAVLADQHGHAADAGDTQPADGDNWFPWPADDEDRAANAR; from the coding sequence TTGCGCATACCAAACCAGGGATCGCGGCCAACGAGCGGTAGTCGCGGCGATGTCGCGCGCCTGCCCGGCAACTCGACGGCCGGCCCGACGGCCCCGGCCCTGCGACCGACGGAAGGCGTGACGGAAGTGCGCATCCTGCATGTGAACAAGTTCCTGCACCGGCGCGGCGGCACCGAGGCGTACGCCGACGACCTCGCGCAGCTCCAGCACGTCGCGGGCCATGACGTCACGTTCTTCGGCATGCACCACCCGGACAACGAGACCTACCAGTACGAGCGCAGCTTCCCGGCGGAGATCTCGTTCACCCCGCCGCCGCGGTCACCAGTCGGCAAGCTGAAGAACCTCGGCCGGATGATGTGGTCGACGTCCGCGGCGCGCGGCTTCGACGAGGTGCTCGACGACTTCAAGCCCGACATTGTGCACCTGCACAACATCTACCACCAGCTCTCGCCGTCCATCCTGCGGCCGCTGGCCTACCGCGGCATTCCCGCGGTGATGACGGTGCACGACTACAAGCTCGCCTGCCCCACGTCTCAGCTGCTCGATCACGGCAAGCCGTGCACGGCCTGCGTCACCGGTGGGCCGATGCAGGCGCTGCGCAAGCGCTGCAACGGCTCGCTGACCCGTAGCGCGGCGGCCGCACTGGAGACCACGCTGCACCGCAAGGTGAACGCGTACGCGCCGATCCACCGCTTCCTGTGCCCGAGCTGGTTCCTCGCCGACGTGATGCGCTCGGCCGGCGTGTACCCCGACCGGCTGCACCTCCAGGACAACTTCATCGACACCGAGGTGGTCTTCCCCAGCCACGTGCCTGGCGAGGGCGCGGTGTTCGTCGGCCGGCTGAGCCAGGAGAAGGGCGTCGACGTCCTGATCCGGGCGTGGGAGCACCTGCCCGCCAAGGCGCACCTGCACATCGCAGGCGACGGTCCGCAACGCAACGAGCTGGAGCGGCTAGCCGAGCAGCTGGTACCAGGTCGGGTGACGTTCCACGGCAACCTCGACAGCACGAAGACGCACGACCTGATGCGGTCCGCCGCGGTGGTCGTCGTGCCGTCGGTGTGGCACGAGAACCAGCCACTCGCGGTGCTCGAGGCGTTCGCGTGCGCGCGCCCCGTCGTCGCGACCCGGATGGGCGGGCTGCCCGAGCTCGTCGACCCCGGCGTGGACGGCGAGCTCGTCGCGCCCCGCGACTCGGCCACCCTCGCCGACGCGATCCGGCCGTTCGTCCTCGACCCCGCCAGGGCGGCGGCGATGGGCCAGGCGGCACGGACGAAGGTGGAGCGCCGGTTCGCGCCGGCGGTGCACGCGGCCGCGATCGAGGAGCACTACCAGGCCGTCCTCGCCGACCAGCACGGCCACGCCGCGGATGCCGGCGACACCCAGCCCGCGGACGGCGACAACTGGTTCCCATGGCCGGCCGACGACGAGGACCGCGCCGCGAACGCCCGGTAG
- a CDS encoding metalloregulator ArsR/SmtB family transcription factor, whose translation MLNQEESLDGILHALADPSRRAMVARLANGPASVSELARPLPMSLAAVVQHLQVLEASGLVESAKAGRVRTCHLQPDRLRAAEDWLHRQRTAWERRLDRLGDYLSEQ comes from the coding sequence ATGCTTAACCAAGAGGAGTCGCTCGACGGGATCCTCCACGCGCTTGCCGACCCGAGTCGGCGGGCGATGGTGGCGCGGCTGGCGAACGGACCGGCCTCGGTCAGCGAGCTGGCCCGGCCGTTGCCGATGTCGTTGGCGGCGGTGGTCCAGCACCTGCAGGTCCTCGAGGCCAGCGGGCTGGTCGAGTCGGCGAAGGCAGGGCGCGTACGCACCTGCCACCTGCAGCCGGACCGCCTGCGGGCGGCCGAGGACTGGCTGCACCGGCAGCGCACCGCGTGGGAGCGACGCCTCGACCGGCTGGGCGACTACCTGTCCGAGCAATGA
- a CDS encoding VOC family protein translates to MSITKVLAVVPVRDLATATAWYERLLGRPADARPMPSLADWHVADTAWVQVFHDPQRAGQTALNFAVDELTAHTAELAGRGIALGEVTTTDKNARLASVADPDGNVVTFIENPST, encoded by the coding sequence ATGTCGATCACAAAGGTTCTCGCCGTCGTCCCCGTACGCGATCTCGCCACGGCGACGGCCTGGTACGAGCGGCTGCTCGGCCGGCCGGCCGACGCCCGGCCGATGCCCAGCCTCGCCGACTGGCACGTCGCCGACACCGCGTGGGTGCAGGTGTTCCACGACCCGCAGCGTGCCGGGCAGACGGCACTCAACTTCGCCGTCGACGAGCTGACCGCACACACCGCCGAGCTGGCCGGCCGCGGCATCGCGCTCGGCGAGGTCACCACCACCGACAAGAACGCCAGGCTGGCATCCGTCGCCGACCCCGACGGCAACGTCGTCACGTTCATCGAGAACCCGTCGACGTAA
- a CDS encoding FCD domain-containing protein, translating to MYRARMKRSPQVPAYQDLADALRLRIVSGELEPGDRLPVEPELCAEYAVSRSTVREALRVLSSQGLVVTTRGVTGGTFVAHPDGDQISEYLETSLGLLVQSDAAGISVRSLLEVRSFLEVPAAGLAAQHRTEAQLEALRDTLIDPRRVDAAEIGPTNIGFHALLLEASSNPLLSVVTQPVFRMVSRRFARDDAPKRFWAKVFNDHREIFYYVEAGDAEGAQEATAEHLGHLRTTYEHIDRERRDGRGEIRATLR from the coding sequence ATGTATCGTGCGAGGATGAAGAGGTCGCCGCAGGTGCCTGCGTACCAGGACCTCGCCGACGCGTTGCGGCTGAGGATCGTCAGCGGGGAGCTTGAACCCGGTGACCGGCTGCCGGTCGAGCCGGAGCTGTGCGCCGAGTACGCGGTCAGCAGGAGCACAGTGCGCGAGGCACTGCGGGTGCTCTCCAGCCAGGGCCTGGTCGTCACCACGCGAGGCGTGACCGGCGGGACGTTCGTCGCACACCCGGACGGCGACCAGATCAGCGAGTACCTGGAGACCAGCCTCGGTCTGCTGGTGCAGTCGGACGCCGCGGGCATCTCCGTGCGTTCGCTCCTCGAGGTGCGCAGCTTCCTCGAGGTACCGGCGGCCGGGTTGGCGGCACAGCACCGCACCGAGGCGCAGCTCGAGGCGCTGCGCGACACGCTGATCGACCCACGCAGGGTGGACGCCGCCGAGATCGGGCCGACGAACATCGGCTTCCACGCGCTGCTGCTCGAGGCCAGCAGCAACCCGCTGCTGAGCGTCGTCACCCAGCCGGTGTTCCGGATGGTCAGCCGCCGGTTCGCCAGGGACGACGCGCCGAAACGCTTCTGGGCGAAGGTCTTCAACGACCACAGGGAGATCTTCTACTACGTCGAGGCCGGTGACGCCGAGGGAGCGCAGGAGGCGACCGCCGAGCACCTCGGCCACCTGCGCACCACGTACGAGCACATCGACAGGGAGCGGCGCGATGGGCGAGGGGAGATCCGAGCCACGTTGCGTTGA